Proteins from a single region of Myxococcales bacterium:
- a CDS encoding acetone carboxylase subunit gamma produces the protein MAEFHKADIEKLIDGVLPWPATQDMLKSAKDLDRFDKYVEIMQERVEFKDTILLPLTPMLFIVDADGERVVKCRCGQNFGDYRVNWKLSSLIHVRDDEASLGEIYKGREMPDPAWTQLREYICPGCGSQLEIEAVPRGCPPDFEFLPDLDTFYSEWLGRPLPDSVELKDLTLDVVSKW, from the coding sequence ATGGCCGAGTTTCACAAAGCCGACATCGAAAAGCTGATCGACGGGGTGCTCCCCTGGCCAGCGACCCAAGACATGCTCAAAAGCGCCAAGGACCTGGACCGCTTCGACAAGTATGTCGAGATCATGCAGGAGCGGGTCGAGTTCAAGGATACGATCCTGCTGCCCTTGACCCCGATGCTCTTCATCGTGGATGCGGATGGCGAACGCGTCGTGAAATGTCGCTGCGGTCAGAACTTTGGTGACTACCGCGTCAACTGGAAGCTGTCGTCCCTGATTCATGTACGCGACGACGAGGCGTCCCTCGGCGAAATCTACAAAGGGCGCGAGATGCCCGACCCGGCCTGGACCCAGCTCCGGGAATACATCTGCCCCGGTTGCGGCAGCCAACTCGAAATCGAGGCCGTGCCCCGGGGTTGCCCCCCGGACTTCGAATTCTTGCCGGACCTCGACACCTTCTACAGTGAATGGTTGGGACGCCCACTCCCGGACTCCGTCGAGCTGAAAGATCTCACCCTCGACGTCGTTTCAAAGTGGTAA
- a CDS encoding CoA transferase, with protein sequence MSSALEGVVVVDLTTEFFTGITAALLGDFGAKVIRVENIGVPEPVSNRDGMHPAEAWDSHAELAHRNKQSVALNLEVSTGRAVLDKLLAKADILITDLPFKTLEAKGLDYDSLCGLRADIILARGSGFGPLGPDRDLPALDELAAARVGLMSTLGEPGQPPVYSGTGQMHTAVMLAFGTMLAMVHREETGEGQIVDASLFAGNMYAASLDLQAYLAVRADRILESVSRLDMGNPMSGPSYPCADGRWVTLAMPDTDRWWPVFSEIVGLSIDDPRFDSHEKRCGTNRLEMMQALDELFSKQPGAYWERLFAEKQVSADLIESYAFPADDPQARVNRYVIDLEHPKHGKIKTLGFPIYMSESPAALRSVAPDRGQHTEEITRDLLSMSQAEVLALETG encoded by the coding sequence ATGAGTTCGGCACTCGAGGGTGTGGTTGTCGTCGACTTGACGACGGAGTTCTTCACCGGGATCACCGCCGCATTGCTGGGTGATTTTGGTGCGAAGGTCATTCGGGTCGAGAACATCGGCGTGCCCGAGCCGGTGAGCAATCGCGATGGCATGCATCCCGCCGAGGCTTGGGATTCCCACGCCGAACTCGCTCATCGCAACAAACAGAGCGTGGCGCTGAATCTCGAAGTCTCCACGGGGCGAGCCGTCCTCGACAAGCTGCTCGCCAAAGCGGACATCCTGATCACCGACCTGCCCTTCAAGACCCTCGAAGCCAAGGGCCTCGATTACGACTCCCTTTGTGGCTTGCGCGCCGACATCATTCTCGCCCGGGGTTCGGGTTTTGGACCGCTTGGTCCCGACCGCGACCTCCCCGCACTCGACGAACTCGCCGCCGCGCGGGTCGGGCTGATGTCGACCCTCGGCGAACCCGGCCAGCCTCCCGTCTACAGCGGAACCGGCCAGATGCATACGGCCGTGATGCTGGCTTTTGGGACAATGCTCGCGATGGTGCATCGCGAAGAGACCGGCGAAGGCCAGATCGTCGACGCGTCATTATTCGCGGGCAACATGTACGCCGCAAGTCTCGACCTGCAGGCCTACCTTGCCGTGCGGGCGGACCGCATTCTCGAGTCGGTATCGCGCCTCGACATGGGCAACCCGATGAGCGGCCCATCCTATCCCTGCGCCGATGGTCGTTGGGTCACCCTGGCCATGCCCGACACGGACCGATGGTGGCCCGTGTTTTCCGAAATTGTCGGCCTCAGCATCGACGACCCGCGCTTTGACAGCCACGAGAAACGCTGCGGAACAAACCGCCTCGAGATGATGCAAGCACTGGACGAGTTGTTTTCGAAGCAGCCCGGCGCGTATTGGGAAAGATTGTTCGCCGAGAAGCAGGTTTCGGCGGACTTGATCGAAAGCTACGCATTTCCGGCTGACGATCCCCAGGCCCGGGTGAACCGCTATGTGATCGATCTCGAGCATCCGAAACATGGCAAGATCAAGACCCTCGGCTTCCCCATTTACATGAGCGAAAGCCCGGCAGCTTTGCGAAGCGTGGCACCCGACAGAGGCCAGCACACCGAAGAAATCACGCGGGACCTGCTCAGCATGAGCCAAGCAGAAGTTCTTGCCCTGGAAACGGGCTAG
- a CDS encoding hydantoinase B/oxoprolinase family protein produces MTELSLKQQLEANEELFKKTGHLFGYEKLARKESDPGTYEAVWHILSNICNAAWSVGCMASTSPVAAEGGDALWALHTPTGDAICVSRGITAHPGLLADMIKNFIRLGYEDYPGFNNGDIFENNDPHYGGIHTPDFDMCMPIVYEGKLIAWATSVTHVNDVGMAQAGSIGFLNPNVFADGLTFSMEKVGENDKYFPWYALRIKSRTRTPDYVLGDARGRLAGCITIRERLFEVIEKYGLDFILDASKEYVEDSRRYAVSRVRTQAIPGRIRKSQFKDLAMKGKRVLDPIQDIDCLFNLPMEMTVNADATVKLSLRGASATVPFGENISPTALKSGLLNAYSHIVGFDMFNSGPTASWEVETPPSGSWANPFEKDFFASSGVAWAPAVIWMSSLYEVFGRLFQMRGFVEEMAAGAATTMTAEFAGQTQLGMYLASLTLEQASNGSPARGYSDGENSAWCIYTPNADFGSAEVIEGYLPIMYLGRNIEPDSGGYGQFRGGLGHTAVWMIYGTTGIDYQCGCAGIRSKVLPNHGMYGAYPTWPDRPSYAHDTNLKELIDNQQPLIHERGPAEDPTITKILKARQMEAAAVAPFVTPEPLQNYDVILHPVSGAQAMGDPISRNPASVEEDLNKGWTSRRIAEEIHGLVVKQSGEKDFTVDVAASEKRRKEIRKERIKKAVPFKEWWAKERKKIEARENMDEAVLHMWRTSMDLSPDYGDELRAFWKLPSDFVF; encoded by the coding sequence ATGACTGAACTGAGTCTGAAGCAGCAGTTGGAAGCCAACGAAGAACTCTTCAAAAAGACCGGGCACCTTTTTGGTTACGAGAAGCTCGCGCGCAAGGAGAGTGACCCCGGCACCTACGAAGCCGTCTGGCACATACTTTCGAACATTTGCAACGCCGCCTGGTCGGTGGGCTGCATGGCCTCCACATCGCCAGTGGCCGCGGAGGGCGGTGACGCACTCTGGGCCCTGCACACACCGACGGGTGACGCCATCTGCGTGTCTCGGGGAATTACGGCGCACCCGGGCCTGCTCGCCGACATGATCAAGAACTTCATCCGGCTCGGCTACGAGGACTACCCCGGGTTCAACAATGGGGACATCTTCGAAAACAACGACCCGCACTACGGCGGCATTCACACCCCCGACTTCGACATGTGCATGCCGATCGTATACGAAGGCAAGCTGATCGCCTGGGCGACTTCCGTCACCCACGTCAACGACGTCGGCATGGCGCAGGCCGGTTCGATCGGCTTCCTGAATCCGAACGTGTTTGCAGACGGTCTGACCTTCTCGATGGAGAAAGTCGGCGAAAACGACAAGTACTTTCCCTGGTATGCCCTGCGCATCAAATCTCGCACGCGGACACCCGACTACGTGCTCGGCGATGCGCGCGGACGGCTCGCCGGCTGCATTACGATTCGAGAGCGGTTGTTCGAGGTGATCGAAAAGTACGGGCTCGACTTCATCCTCGACGCTTCGAAAGAGTATGTCGAGGACAGCCGACGCTATGCGGTTTCGCGGGTCCGTACCCAGGCGATCCCCGGACGGATTCGCAAATCCCAGTTCAAGGACCTGGCGATGAAGGGCAAGCGCGTTCTGGATCCGATTCAGGACATCGACTGCCTCTTCAACCTGCCGATGGAGATGACGGTCAACGCCGACGCCACGGTGAAGCTTTCACTGCGCGGCGCGAGCGCCACCGTGCCCTTCGGTGAGAACATCAGCCCGACCGCACTCAAGAGTGGTCTGCTCAACGCCTACTCCCACATCGTCGGATTCGACATGTTCAACTCGGGCCCAACCGCATCGTGGGAAGTCGAAACACCGCCGAGCGGTTCCTGGGCAAACCCCTTCGAGAAAGACTTCTTCGCATCGAGTGGTGTGGCCTGGGCACCCGCCGTGATCTGGATGAGCAGCCTCTACGAAGTCTTTGGCCGGCTCTTCCAGATGCGCGGCTTCGTCGAAGAAATGGCGGCGGGCGCGGCGACCACCATGACGGCAGAGTTCGCCGGCCAGACCCAACTCGGGATGTACCTCGCGAGCCTCACTCTCGAACAAGCCAGCAACGGCTCACCCGCTCGTGGCTACTCGGACGGCGAGAACAGTGCCTGGTGCATCTACACCCCCAACGCCGACTTCGGCTCGGCAGAGGTGATCGAAGGCTACCTGCCGATCATGTATCTCGGCCGCAACATCGAGCCGGACTCCGGGGGCTACGGCCAGTTCCGCGGCGGCCTCGGGCACACCGCCGTGTGGATGATCTACGGGACTACCGGGATCGACTATCAATGCGGCTGTGCGGGTATTCGCAGCAAGGTACTGCCGAACCACGGCATGTACGGCGCCTATCCCACCTGGCCCGATCGCCCGAGTTACGCGCACGATACGAACCTGAAGGAGTTGATCGACAACCAGCAGCCGCTGATCCACGAACGGGGACCGGCAGAGGATCCGACGATCACCAAGATTCTGAAGGCGCGGCAGATGGAAGCGGCAGCGGTGGCGCCCTTCGTGACGCCGGAGCCGCTGCAGAACTACGACGTAATCCTGCATCCGGTATCGGGGGCCCAGGCCATGGGAGACCCCATTTCCCGCAACCCAGCGAGCGTCGAAGAAGACCTCAACAAGGGCTGGACCAGCCGCCGGATAGCAGAAGAAATTCACGGACTGGTGGTGAAACAATCAGGCGAGAAAGACTTCACCGTCGATGTCGCGGCCAGCGAGAAGCGACGCAAGGAAATTCGCAAAGAGCGAATCAAGAAGGCGGTGCCGTTCAAGGAGTGGTGGGCAAAAGAGCGCAAGAAAATCGAAGCGAGAGAAAACATGGACGAGGCCGTGCTCCACATGTGGCGCACATCCATGGATCTCTCTCCGGATTACGGTGACGAGTTACGTGCGTTCTGGAAACTTCCAAGCGACTTCGTTTTCTAA